One genomic segment of Nothobranchius furzeri strain GRZ-AD chromosome 10, NfurGRZ-RIMD1, whole genome shotgun sequence includes these proteins:
- the LOC107386516 gene encoding uncharacterized protein isoform X1: protein MKRTSVLKAFGFLCLLLAEGFPVSEVDSPKIIGLPHSRIRAHPAAQLVLHCDALTYADDDETLIYWLVDGSFPEDKSSHDRIVESNESHLLEGSILHKSLVFKNVTREDFKSTFSCVVTNAVGNAQRHFKLVETTRGCGSYRHTSVV from the exons ATGAAGCGGACATCAGTTCTCAAAG CGTTTGGATTCCTGTGTTTGCTGCTTGCTGAAGGATTCCCAG TTTCAGAAGTCGACTCTCCAAAGATCATCGGGCTACCCCACAGTCGAATAAGAGCTCATCCAG CTGCGCAGCTGGTTCTGCATTGTGATGCACTCACATACGCCGACGATGACGAGACACTCATCTACTGGCTTGTTGATGGATCGTTCCCAGAGGATAAAAGCAGCCATGACAGAATAGTAGAATCTAACGA ATCACATTTACTGGAGGGTTCGATTTTGCACAAGAGTCTGGTGTTCAAAAACGTAACAAGGGAGGACTTTAAGTCCACCTTCAGCTGCGTTGTGACGAATGCAGTTGGAAATGCCCAAAGGCACTTCAAATTAGTAGAAACGACCAGAGGCTGTGGCAGCTACAG aCACACATCAGTAGTGTGA
- the LOC107386516 gene encoding interleukin-1 receptor accessory protein isoform X2, giving the protein MKRTSVLKVSEVDSPKIIGLPHSRIRAHPAAQLVLHCDALTYADDDETLIYWLVDGSFPEDKSSHDRIVESNESHLLEGSILHKSLVFKNVTREDFKSTFSCVVTNAVGNAQRHFKLVETTRGCGSYRHTSVV; this is encoded by the exons ATGAAGCGGACATCAGTTCTCAAAG TTTCAGAAGTCGACTCTCCAAAGATCATCGGGCTACCCCACAGTCGAATAAGAGCTCATCCAG CTGCGCAGCTGGTTCTGCATTGTGATGCACTCACATACGCCGACGATGACGAGACACTCATCTACTGGCTTGTTGATGGATCGTTCCCAGAGGATAAAAGCAGCCATGACAGAATAGTAGAATCTAACGA ATCACATTTACTGGAGGGTTCGATTTTGCACAAGAGTCTGGTGTTCAAAAACGTAACAAGGGAGGACTTTAAGTCCACCTTCAGCTGCGTTGTGACGAATGCAGTTGGAAATGCCCAAAGGCACTTCAAATTAGTAGAAACGACCAGAGGCTGTGGCAGCTACAG aCACACATCAGTAGTGTGA
- the rnf121 gene encoding E3 ubiquitin ligase RNF121 — protein MAGVFEVEVDGVEHDHGLEHQNEANQFDVSKLSPEEKWRVEHARMHAKHKGHEAMHAEMVLILIVTLVVAQLVLVQWKQRHPKSYNLVTLFQMWVVPLYFTTKLHWWRFLTTWFIFSVITAYISFRATRKPLACTTPRLVYKWFLLLYKISYATGIVGYTVVMFTLFGINLIFRIKPEDAMDFGVSLLFYGLYYGVLGRDFAEMCADFMASTVGYYSASGMPTKHLSDNICAVCGQPILVDVSEEGIIENTYRLSCNHVFHEFCIRGWCIVGKKQMCPYCKEKVDLKRMFSNPWERPHVMYGQLLDWLRYLVAWQPVIIGFVQGINYTLGLE, from the exons ATGGCTGGAGTGTTTGAGGTGGAGGTTGACGGCGTGGAGCATGACCATGGACTGGAGCACCAAAATGAGGCGAACCAG TTTGATGTGTCTAAGCTTTCACCAGAAGAGAAATGGAG AGTGGAGCATGCAAGGATGCACGCCAAACACAAAGGCCATGAAGCCATGCACGCAGAGATGGTTCTGATCCTCATCGTCACCCTGGTCGTCGCCCAGCTTGTTCTTGTTCAGTGGAAACAACGACATCCAAAGTCTTACAAC ctGGTGACTCTGTTCCAGATGTGGGTAGTTCCTCTCTACTTTACTACCAAACTTCACTGGTGGAGGTTCCTGACCACATGGTTTATCTTCTCTGTCATCACAGCGTACATCTCCTTCCGCGCCACTCGCAAACCTCTTGCGTGCACCACTCCGAG GTTGGTGTACAAGTGGTTCCTCCTCCTGTACAAGATCAGCTATGCTACTGGAATAGTTGGCTACACTGTTGTCATGTTTACACTTTTTGGTATTAACCTGATATTCAG GATAAAGCCGGAGGATGCCATGGACTTTGGTGTTTCACTGCTTTTCTATGGGCTGTATTATGGTGTCCTTGGAAGGGATTTTGCTGAGATGTGTGCAGACTTCATGGCTTCAACTGTTGGA TATTACAGTGCGTCTGGGATGCCAACCAAACACCTCTCAGACAATATCTGTGCCGTGTGCGGCCAGCCTATCCTGGTCGATGTCAGTGAGGAAGGGATCATCGAGAACACGTACAGATTATCCTGCAACCACGT GTTCCACGAGTTCTGCATAAGAGGATGGTGCATCGTTGGAAAGAAGCAGATGTGCCCTTATTGCAAAGAGAAGGTGGATCTGAAGAGGATGTTCAGTAATCC CTGGGAAAGACCACACGTGATGTACGGGCAACTTTTAGACTGGCTTCGATACTTGGTGGCCTGGCAGCCCGTTATTATCGGGTTTGTCCAAGGTATCAACTACACCCTCGGTCTGGAGTGA
- the LOC107386517 gene encoding ribonucleoside-diphosphate reductase large subunit, translating to MHVIKRDGRHEAVSFDKITFRIQKLCYGLNNDFVDPAEITMKVIQGLYSGVTTVELDTLAAETAATLTTKHPDYAILAARIAVSNLHKETKKVFSDVMEDLYNYVNPLNKRHSPMISKDTLDVILENKSRLNSCIIYDRDFTYNFFGFKTLERAYLLKINGKVAERPQHMLMRVSVGIHKGDVDAAIETYNLLSEKWFTHASPTLFNAGSNRPQLSSCFLLSMKDDSIDGIYDTLRQCALISKSAGGIGIAVSCIRGTGSYIAGTNGTSNGLVPMLRVYNNTARYVDQGGNKRPGAFAVYLEPWHSDVFDFLELKKNTGKEEQRARDLFFALWIPDLFMKRVESNQDWSLMCPNECPGLDECWGEEFEELYTRYEKEGRTKRVVKAQQLWYAIIESQTETGTPYMLYKDACNRKSNQQNLGTIKSSNLCTEIVEYTNKDEIAVCNLASIALNMYVTSEKTYDFKKLASVTKVIVKNLNKIIDINYYPVPEAERSNMRHRPVGIGVQGLADAFILMRYPFESPEAQLLNIQIFETIYYAALEASCELAAEFGAYETYPGSPVSKGILQFDMWDKTPTDLWDWKLLKEKIAKHGVRNSLLMAPMPTASTAQILGNNESIEAYTSNIYTRRVLSGEFQIVNPHLLKDLTDQGLWNEDMKNQLIAQNGSIQDIKEIPDDLKQLYKTVWEISQKTVLKMAADRGAYIDQSQSLNIHIAEPNYGKLTSMHFYGWRLGLKTGMYYLRTKPAANPIQFTLNKEKLKEMQLAKSEEENRERNTAAMVCSLANKDECLACGS from the exons ATGCATGTGATAAAGCGAG ATGGGCGCCATGAGGCAGTTAGTTTTGATAAAATCACATTTCGCATCCAGAAGCTCTGCTATGGACTCAACAATGACTTTGTGGACCCT GCCGAGATTACCATGAAGGTGATCCAGGGTCTGTACAGCGGCGTCACCACCGTGGAACTGGACACCTTGGCTGCAGAGACGGCCGCCACCCTCACCACTAAACATCCTGACTATGCAATCCTGGCAGCACGTATTGCCGTGTCCAACCTGCACAAAGAAACCAAGAAAGTATTCAGTG ATGTGATGGAGGATCTGTACAACTATGTCAATCCCTTAAATAAACGCCACTCACCAATGATCTCCAAGGACACGCTCGACGTTATCCTTGAAAACAAATCT CGCCTCAACTCTTGCATCATTTATGACAGAGACTTTACCTACAACTTCTTTGGATTCAAA ACCCTCGAGAGGGCGTATTTGCTGAAAATTAATGGCAAAG ttgctgagaggccccagcacatgCTGATGAGAGTGTCAGTGGGGATTCATAAGGGAGACGTCGATGCGGCTATTGAGACGTACAatttgctgtcagagaagtggttCACCCACGCGTCCCCCACCCTGTTCAACGCGGGCAGCAACAGGCCTCAGCTGTCCAG TTGTTTCTTGCTGTCCATGAAGGACGACAGCATAGACGGTATTTACGACACTCTGAGGCAATGTGCACTCATCTCCAAATCAGCAGGAGGCATCGGGATCGCGGTCAGCTGCATCAGGGGTACAGGGAGTTATATAGCTGGG actaatggcACTTCTAATGGGCTGGTTCCTATGCTGCGAGTGTACAACAACACAGCGCGTTATGTCGACCAAGGCGGCAACAAA AGACCCGGGGCGTTTGCTGTGTACCTGGAGCCGTGGCATTCAGACGTGTTTGACTTTTTGGAACTGAAGAAGAACACGGGCAAAGAGGAGCAGCGGGCCAGAGATCTGTTCTTCGCACTGTGGATCCCAGACCTCTTTATGAAACGAGTGGAAAGCAATCAG GACTGGTCTCTGATGTGTCCAAACGAATGTCCGGGGTTAGACGAATGCTGGGGTGAGGAGTTCGAGGAGCTCTACACTCG TTATGAGAAGGAGGGCAGGACCAAGCGTGTGGTGAAGGCTCAGCAGCTGTGGTACGCTATCATCGAGTCGCAGACAGAAACCGGAACGCCGTACATGCTCTACAAGGACGCCTGCAACAGGAAGAGCAACCAGCAGAACCTGGGCACCATTAAATCCAGCAATCTGTGCACTGAGATAGTAGAGTACACAAACAAGGATGAG ATTGCGGTGTGTAACCTGGCATCCATTGCCCTCAACATGTACGTCACCTCAGAGAAGACCTATGACTTCAAAAAACTTGCATCTGTCACCAAAGTTATTGTCAAGAACCTAAATAAGATCATTGACATCAACTACTACCCAGTACCTGAG GCTGAGAGGTCGAACATGCGTCACAGGCCAGTAGGAATTGGTGTGCAGGGCCTGGCCGATGCCTTCATCCTCATGCGCTACCCTTTTGAAAGTCCAGAGGCCCAGTTACTCAACATCCAGATCTTTGAGACCATCTACTACGCTGCCCTGGAGGCCAGCTGTGAGCTGGCTGCAGAATTTGGTGCTTATGAAACCTACCCTGGCTCTCCGGTCAGCAAGGGG ATCCTTCAGTTTGACATGTGGGATAAAACCCCGACGGACCTTTGGGACTGGAAGCTACTGAAGGAGAAGATTGCCAA GCACGGAGTGAGGAACAGTCTGCTCATGGCGCCGAtgcccacagcctccaccgctcagaTTCTGGGCAACAATGAGTCCATCGAGGCGTACACCAGCAACATCTACACTCGCAGGGTTCTCTCCGGGGAGTTTCAG ATAGTAAATCCTCACCTGCTGAAGGACCTCACAGATCAAGGGCTGTGGAacgaggacatgaagaatcagctGATTGCTCAGAACGGCTCCATCCAG GATATCAAAGAAATCCCTGATGACCTGAAGCAGCTGTATAAAACCGTCTGGGAAATCTCTCAGAAAACCGTCCTGAAGATGGCAGCAGACCGCGGCGCCTACATAGACCAGAGCCAGTCTCTGAACATTCACATCGCTGAGCCAAACTACGGCAAACTCACCAGTATGCACTTCTACGGCTGGAGGCTG GGACTGAAAACTGGGATGTACTACCTGAGAACGAAGCCTGCTGCCAACCCGATCCAGTTCACGCTGAACAAGGAGAAGTTAAAGGAGATGCAGTTGGCCAAGAGCGAGGAGGAGAACCGAGAGCGCAACACGGCAGCAATGGTCTGCTCCTTAGCTAACAAAGATGAATGCCTGGCATGTGGATCTTAA